One window of the Pseudarthrobacter sp. ATCC 49987 genome contains the following:
- a CDS encoding NUDIX hydrolase, whose amino-acid sequence MPSAIGANVAPVQHSGQASLPTVEEISAGGVVVDTSDGELRVAIIARLNRGGRLEWCLPKGHPEGKESNEEAAVREIAEETGIEGKILAPLGSIDYWFTVSGHRVHKTVHHYLLQATGGELTIENDPDKEAVDVAWVPIHELARKLSFPNERRIADLAKEVLPEHR is encoded by the coding sequence TTGCCATCGGCAATTGGTGCTAATGTCGCGCCGGTGCAGCACTCCGGACAGGCCTCCCTTCCCACGGTGGAGGAAATCTCCGCGGGCGGCGTTGTGGTGGACACCTCCGACGGCGAACTCCGCGTGGCGATCATTGCCCGCCTTAATCGCGGCGGACGGCTGGAATGGTGCCTGCCGAAGGGCCACCCGGAGGGCAAGGAAAGCAACGAGGAAGCCGCCGTGCGTGAGATCGCGGAGGAGACCGGCATCGAGGGCAAGATCCTCGCGCCGCTGGGCAGCATCGATTACTGGTTCACGGTCAGCGGACACCGCGTCCACAAGACCGTCCACCACTACCTGCTGCAGGCCACGGGCGGGGAACTGACGATCGAGAATGATCCGGACAAGGAAGCCGTAGACGTCGCCTGGGTTCCCATCCATGAACTTGCACGGAAGCTCTCCTTCCCGAACGAGCGCCGCATCGCCGACCTCGCCAAGGAAGTACTGCCGGAGCACCGCTAG
- a CDS encoding ParB/RepB/Spo0J family partition protein, protein MSDKRRGLGRGLGALIPSSAAASGNGSAPSRPVDLFFPEARKRTPAPEVAEDTTVVPDEEAAAASQTLSPTAAGTNSSAPDKKTVPAAKKATARKAPATKGEAPAAASKPAVKKAPGTASVSDVEDQGVELVEVPGVRFAEIPVTDIHPNRKQPRSVFDEDDMAELVHSVREIGVLQPIVVRTSTEEGGEPYELVMGERRWRAVQAAGLETIPAIVRDTTDDDLLRDALLENLHRSQLNPLEEAAAYQQLLEDFGTTHEQLADRIGRSRPQVSNTLRLLKLPPLVQRRVAASVISAGHARALLALPDAAAMERLAQKIVAEGMSVRATEEAVTLYQNPASTPKNNIPRPGARHERLDYLASSLSDRLDTNVKISLGARKGRVSIEFASVEDLNRIMDVLTPGAPR, encoded by the coding sequence GGACTTGGGGCACTCATTCCAAGTTCCGCCGCGGCTTCCGGCAACGGTTCAGCGCCGTCCCGTCCCGTGGATCTTTTCTTTCCTGAAGCCCGCAAGCGGACACCGGCCCCCGAGGTAGCCGAAGACACCACAGTTGTGCCGGACGAGGAAGCAGCTGCAGCGTCGCAAACACTCTCCCCAACAGCGGCTGGGACTAATTCCAGCGCGCCGGATAAGAAAACCGTTCCCGCGGCCAAGAAGGCGACGGCACGGAAGGCCCCAGCCACGAAGGGCGAGGCCCCCGCTGCGGCGTCCAAGCCGGCAGTGAAGAAGGCGCCCGGGACAGCATCGGTTTCGGACGTTGAAGATCAGGGTGTGGAACTCGTCGAAGTGCCTGGAGTCCGCTTTGCGGAAATCCCGGTCACTGACATCCACCCTAACCGCAAGCAGCCACGTTCCGTCTTCGATGAGGACGACATGGCGGAACTGGTGCACTCCGTCCGGGAAATTGGCGTCCTCCAGCCAATTGTTGTCCGTACTTCAACCGAAGAGGGTGGAGAACCCTACGAGCTGGTCATGGGCGAGCGTCGGTGGCGGGCAGTGCAGGCCGCGGGCCTCGAAACTATTCCCGCCATTGTCCGGGACACCACCGATGATGATCTCCTCCGCGACGCGCTGTTGGAAAACCTGCACCGGAGCCAGCTGAACCCGCTCGAAGAGGCGGCCGCCTACCAGCAGCTGCTGGAGGACTTCGGCACCACCCATGAACAACTGGCCGACCGCATCGGACGTTCACGCCCGCAGGTGTCCAATACCCTCCGGTTGCTCAAGCTTCCGCCGCTGGTTCAGCGCCGAGTTGCTGCGAGCGTCATCTCTGCCGGCCACGCGCGTGCGCTGCTCGCGCTTCCGGATGCCGCCGCGATGGAACGCCTCGCCCAGAAGATTGTTGCCGAAGGCATGTCGGTCCGTGCGACGGAAGAGGCCGTGACCCTCTACCAGAATCCGGCTTCGACACCGAAGAACAACATTCCGCGTCCTGGCGCACGGCACGAGCGCCTGGACTATTTGGCGTCATCGCTCTCGGACCGGCTCGACACCAATGTCAAGATCTCCCTCGGTGCGCGCAAGGGCCGTGTGAGTATCGAGTTCGCAAGCGTGGAGGACCTCAACCGCATTATGGATGTCCTCACGCCCGGTGCCCCGAGGTAG
- a CDS encoding histidine phosphatase family protein yields the protein MIAPSNGPRPQLWILRHGETEWSKSGQYTGLTDLPLTVEGEQQSVEARKVLDPVDFDLVLTSPLRRARRTAELAGFPDAQLEPLAVEWDYGDYEGTSSDLIRKDNPEYLIWTHGVPNGEALDDVAARADKIVARVLESGLDNVLIVAHGHFSRILTARWLGLDPHEGRHFILGTAKVCTLGWDKKTPAVVRWGL from the coding sequence GTGATTGCACCTTCCAACGGCCCCCGCCCGCAGCTGTGGATCCTCCGGCACGGCGAAACCGAGTGGTCCAAGAGCGGACAGTACACAGGCCTCACCGACCTCCCGCTTACCGTCGAGGGCGAGCAACAGTCCGTGGAGGCACGCAAGGTGCTCGACCCCGTCGATTTTGACCTGGTGCTGACGTCCCCGCTGCGCCGGGCGCGGCGGACGGCGGAACTGGCCGGCTTCCCGGACGCGCAGCTGGAGCCGCTCGCGGTCGAGTGGGACTACGGCGACTACGAGGGCACCAGCTCGGACCTCATCCGCAAGGACAACCCGGAGTACCTGATCTGGACCCATGGTGTGCCGAACGGCGAGGCCCTTGATGACGTCGCCGCGCGCGCGGACAAGATCGTGGCCAGGGTACTCGAATCGGGCCTGGACAACGTGCTGATCGTGGCCCATGGACATTTCTCCCGAATCCTCACCGCACGGTGGCTGGGGCTTGATCCCCACGAGGGGCGGCATTTCATCCTGGGGACCGCAAAAGTCTGCACCCTCGGCTGGGATAAGAAGACGCCGGCAGTGGTCCGCTGGGGCCTGTAA
- the trxA gene encoding thioredoxin, whose amino-acid sequence MSNAKDVTDASFSTDVLASDKPVIVDFWAEWCGPCRKLGPILDEISVEYSEKVDVVKVNVDDNPAIAAQYGITSIPAVYLFQGGEVKGTVIGARPKQFFEKEFADVLS is encoded by the coding sequence ATGAGCAACGCAAAAGACGTAACAGACGCTAGTTTCAGCACCGATGTACTGGCTTCTGACAAGCCGGTCATCGTGGACTTCTGGGCAGAATGGTGCGGACCGTGCCGCAAGCTTGGACCGATTCTCGACGAGATCTCCGTTGAATACAGCGAGAAGGTGGACGTCGTCAAGGTCAACGTTGATGACAACCCCGCGATCGCGGCCCAGTACGGCATTACGTCCATCCCCGCCGTCTACCTGTTCCAGGGTGGAGAAGTAAAGGGCACTGTCATCGGGGCACGTCCCAAGCAGTTCTTCGAAAAGGAATTCGCGGACGTTCTGTCCTAG
- a CDS encoding glycosyltransferase family 87 protein, whose amino-acid sequence MQETKPPEHRRRVRLVIPSRSDPLLRNFTELVGGPMGRRSAPGIVSPGFFTVERVLILLTVLAAVAGILVKSYCRTSGWETPGQFYATCYSDFPELFKNRGLGDGAFPFITQGTFFEYPVLMGFIAGATALLVPGEGVSAGRILAYFDINAALIAAVWIVTVLATARMARRRAWDAAMVAVAPGIILAGTINWDMWAVGLLALGMFCFSRNKLVLAGIFIGLGTATKLYPVLILGAVLLLALRTGRVRAILITAGAAAAAWLAVNVPVAAVNPEGWRYFYQFTEDRQAGYSSPWFAYNLVAGRLGWLPLQAEAINTLALNLFVLACVLVGVLALAAPRRPRLAQLAFLIVAAFILTNKVYSPQFVIWLIPLLALARPRWRDFLIWQTFEGLHWAAVWLYLGQVTSGGVSQHNIDMPYYVLAVVFHMIATGYLMVRVVWDIWDPRYDVVRRHGMDDPQGGPFEGVPDRLRVDLLHPTASVLPWRKASADA is encoded by the coding sequence ATGCAGGAGACAAAGCCGCCGGAGCACCGCAGACGTGTCCGACTGGTCATCCCGAGCCGCAGCGACCCCCTGCTGAGGAACTTCACGGAGCTGGTCGGCGGACCCATGGGCCGCCGCTCGGCCCCCGGCATCGTCTCCCCCGGATTCTTCACCGTGGAACGCGTCCTCATCCTGCTCACCGTCCTGGCAGCCGTGGCCGGCATCCTCGTCAAGTCCTACTGCCGCACCAGCGGCTGGGAAACCCCGGGCCAGTTCTATGCAACCTGCTATTCGGATTTCCCGGAGCTGTTCAAGAACCGCGGCCTCGGCGACGGAGCCTTTCCCTTCATCACCCAGGGGACGTTCTTCGAATACCCCGTCCTGATGGGATTCATCGCCGGCGCCACGGCCCTGCTGGTGCCCGGCGAGGGCGTCTCTGCGGGCCGGATTCTTGCCTACTTCGACATCAACGCCGCCCTGATCGCCGCCGTCTGGATCGTCACGGTACTCGCCACCGCACGCATGGCCCGCCGCCGGGCATGGGACGCAGCCATGGTCGCGGTGGCCCCCGGCATTATCCTGGCCGGCACCATCAACTGGGACATGTGGGCCGTCGGCCTCCTCGCCCTCGGCATGTTTTGCTTCTCCCGGAACAAGCTCGTGCTGGCCGGGATTTTCATCGGACTGGGCACTGCCACCAAGCTTTACCCGGTGCTGATCCTCGGCGCGGTCCTGCTCCTTGCCCTGCGGACCGGCAGGGTCCGTGCCATCCTCATCACCGCCGGCGCCGCCGCCGCCGCGTGGCTGGCCGTCAATGTCCCCGTCGCCGCCGTCAACCCGGAGGGCTGGCGATACTTCTACCAGTTCACCGAGGACCGGCAGGCCGGCTACAGCTCGCCCTGGTTTGCCTACAACCTTGTCGCCGGCCGCCTGGGCTGGCTCCCCCTGCAGGCGGAAGCGATCAACACCCTGGCCCTGAACCTGTTCGTGCTGGCCTGTGTGCTGGTCGGCGTCCTGGCTCTCGCCGCTCCGCGGCGGCCCCGACTGGCGCAGCTCGCCTTCCTGATCGTTGCCGCGTTTATCCTGACCAACAAGGTCTACTCGCCCCAGTTCGTGATTTGGCTCATCCCGCTGCTTGCCCTGGCCCGGCCGCGCTGGCGGGACTTCCTGATCTGGCAGACCTTCGAAGGGCTGCACTGGGCGGCAGTCTGGCTGTATCTCGGACAGGTGACCAGCGGCGGCGTCTCCCAGCACAATATTGATATGCCCTACTACGTCCTCGCCGTGGTCTTCCATATGATCGCCACCGGCTACTTGATGGTGCGGGTGGTCTGGGACATCTGGGACCCCCGCTATGACGTGGTCCGCCGGCACGGGATGGACGATCCGCAGGGCGGGCCGTTCGAAGGCGTTCCGGACCGCTTGCGGGTGGATCTGCTGCACCCCACTGCGTCCGTGCTGCCCTGGCGCAAGGCGTCCGCGGATGCCTGA
- the murJ gene encoding murein biosynthesis integral membrane protein MurJ, which translates to MSSAKPTPVPSGPADSKAVQSGEVRSSAIMAAGTLVSRFLGFAKTWMLAAALGLGSTVNDTFINANNLPNLIFLLVAGGVFNAVLVPQIIKASKAPDRGADYISRLLTLAVLVLLALTLLVTLLAPWVIQLTTQGYSPQQKALAVSFAFWCLPQIFFYGLYALLTQVLNAHGAFGPAMWAPILNNIVAITGLGMFIGIMGTNAANPHTLDTWSSTQTLLVAGFSTIGVIAQTAILLVPVFRLRLGLRPRFGWRGVGLGQAARLSVWTLATAAVGQLAFLYVMRIATIPGAERLRLEQAGDPAAHSLPGNAVLEVASQLYLLPHSIIALSLATVLFNRMTRASQDGDRAALRNALSHGLRTMAVATVFGALALFALAGPLGMFFSGGVPQDGVMLAQTLTILALSTPFMSANFMMSRVFYANEDARTPFFIQLVLALVNVVAAFSIQFLPFDQIIFAIAILYTGGNILSVIVSAVFLRRLLGHLDGPRIANSYIRMGYAALGSAVAGAVALWLLGSYSRDGFAWSTPMAALVTIVVVGPVMLAAYLLLLKLFRVTELSDLLQPLLGRLRRRPGQEAAAGNVPDHAAAARTRPERATVSVDTGLIPRISGEFDATSFRAGPDLGEQDERGGRAGPEGGYLPAEDLPSSAEGGLGGDVPLPGRRTYQGPAGHNPHFPFGGKKKK; encoded by the coding sequence ATGTCATCTGCCAAACCCACCCCCGTGCCCTCCGGCCCCGCCGATTCCAAAGCTGTCCAATCCGGAGAAGTCCGTTCCAGCGCCATCATGGCCGCGGGAACGCTGGTTTCGCGCTTCCTGGGCTTCGCCAAGACCTGGATGCTGGCGGCGGCCCTCGGCCTGGGGTCCACCGTCAACGACACCTTCATCAACGCGAACAACCTGCCGAACCTGATCTTCCTGTTGGTGGCCGGCGGCGTGTTCAACGCCGTCCTGGTGCCCCAGATCATCAAGGCGAGCAAGGCCCCGGACAGGGGGGCGGACTACATCAGCCGGCTGCTGACACTGGCCGTCCTCGTGCTGCTGGCCCTCACGCTGCTGGTCACGCTGCTGGCACCGTGGGTCATCCAACTGACCACACAGGGTTATTCGCCGCAGCAAAAGGCCCTCGCGGTGTCCTTCGCATTCTGGTGCCTCCCGCAAATCTTCTTCTACGGCCTGTATGCCCTGCTGACCCAGGTGCTCAATGCCCACGGCGCGTTCGGGCCCGCGATGTGGGCGCCGATCCTGAACAATATTGTCGCGATCACCGGGCTGGGTATGTTCATCGGCATTATGGGCACCAACGCAGCCAACCCCCACACGCTGGACACGTGGAGCTCCACCCAGACCTTGCTGGTGGCCGGATTCTCCACCATCGGTGTGATTGCCCAGACCGCCATCCTGCTGGTCCCGGTGTTCAGGCTCCGGCTCGGGCTGCGGCCGCGCTTCGGCTGGCGCGGGGTGGGGCTGGGCCAGGCCGCCAGGCTGAGCGTCTGGACCCTTGCGACGGCGGCTGTCGGGCAGTTGGCGTTCCTCTATGTCATGCGCATCGCCACGATCCCCGGCGCGGAACGGTTGCGGCTGGAACAGGCAGGGGACCCGGCCGCCCACTCCTTGCCGGGCAACGCCGTGCTGGAGGTGGCGAGCCAGCTCTACCTGCTCCCGCACTCCATCATTGCCCTGTCCCTGGCTACGGTGCTGTTCAACCGGATGACGCGGGCCTCGCAGGACGGGGACCGGGCTGCGCTGCGGAACGCGCTCTCGCACGGGCTGCGGACCATGGCCGTGGCGACCGTATTCGGGGCCCTGGCCCTGTTCGCCCTGGCCGGACCGCTGGGCATGTTCTTCTCCGGCGGGGTGCCCCAGGACGGCGTCATGCTGGCCCAGACGCTGACCATCCTTGCCCTCAGCACGCCGTTCATGAGTGCCAACTTCATGATGTCCCGCGTGTTCTACGCCAACGAGGACGCCCGGACACCCTTCTTCATCCAGCTGGTGCTGGCCCTCGTGAACGTGGTTGCCGCCTTCAGCATCCAGTTCCTGCCGTTCGACCAGATCATCTTCGCCATCGCCATCCTTTATACAGGCGGCAATATCCTGTCCGTGATCGTCAGCGCGGTCTTCCTGAGGCGGCTTCTCGGGCACCTGGACGGCCCGCGGATCGCGAACTCCTACATCCGGATGGGCTATGCCGCGCTGGGTTCCGCAGTGGCCGGTGCCGTGGCTTTGTGGCTGCTGGGCAGCTACAGCCGGGACGGCTTCGCCTGGAGCACCCCCATGGCCGCGCTCGTAACGATCGTCGTCGTCGGTCCCGTCATGCTGGCGGCCTACCTGCTCCTGCTGAAACTCTTCCGGGTGACCGAGCTGAGCGACCTCCTGCAGCCGCTGCTGGGCCGCCTGCGCCGCCGCCCGGGGCAGGAGGCCGCTGCCGGGAATGTTCCTGACCATGCCGCTGCGGCGCGTACCCGGCCGGAACGCGCCACTGTCTCGGTGGACACCGGACTCATTCCGAGGATTTCCGGGGAATTCGACGCCACATCCTTCCGTGCCGGACCCGACCTGGGCGAACAGGACGAACGGGGCGGGCGCGCCGGACCGGAAGGCGGCTACCTGCCCGCCGAGGATCTGCCCAGCAGCGCGGAGGGCGGCCTGGGCGGCGATGTCCCCCTGCCCGGACGCAGGACCTATCAGGGCCCGGCCGGTCACAACCCGCATTTTCCGTTCGGTGGAAAGAAGAAAAAATAG
- a CDS encoding CCA tRNA nucleotidyltransferase, whose translation MAHPHHETDSHTVDFQVDPVVLELGRRFVDAGHELSLVGGPVRDLFLGRVSPDLDFTTDATPDQTVALIKRWADNYWEIGRAFGTIGMRKAGFQIEITTYRAEAYDPDSRKPVVAFGKSLTDDLLRRDFTINAMALRLPALELVDPFGGVRDLHSSILATPGAPESSFSDDPLRMMRAARFAAQLGVTVHEDVRAAMSRMAERITMISAERVREELVKLICAAHPRAGVDLLVDTGLADFVLPEVSALRLESDEHHRHKDVYQHSLQVLEQAAALETAADGAVPGPDFVLRFAALMHDVGKPATRRFEPGGAVSFRHHDMVGSKLTSKRMKALRFDNDTIKAVAKLVELHMRFYGYGDAGWSDSAVRRYVTDAGPLLERLHRLTRSDVTTRNQRKAERLAFAYDDLEARIAALREQESLEAVRPDLDGGRIMELLGLKPGPVVGRAYKFLLEERMEHGPLDADVAEAKLHEWWAAQPESAVALSTEES comes from the coding sequence ATGGCGCACCCACATCACGAGACTGACTCGCACACCGTTGATTTCCAGGTGGACCCTGTGGTCCTGGAGCTTGGGCGACGGTTTGTTGATGCCGGCCACGAGCTCTCCCTGGTGGGCGGCCCCGTTCGCGATCTTTTCCTGGGCCGGGTGTCACCCGACCTGGACTTCACCACCGACGCCACGCCGGACCAGACGGTTGCCCTGATCAAGAGGTGGGCTGACAACTACTGGGAGATCGGGCGCGCCTTTGGCACCATCGGGATGCGTAAGGCCGGTTTCCAGATCGAAATCACCACCTACCGCGCGGAAGCGTACGATCCCGACTCCCGCAAACCCGTCGTGGCGTTTGGGAAGTCGCTGACGGATGACCTGCTGCGCCGCGACTTCACGATCAACGCCATGGCCCTCCGTCTCCCTGCCCTGGAACTCGTGGATCCTTTCGGCGGGGTCCGCGACCTCCACTCTTCGATCCTCGCCACCCCGGGCGCCCCCGAATCCTCCTTTTCCGATGATCCGCTGCGCATGATGCGCGCCGCCCGCTTCGCCGCCCAGCTGGGCGTGACGGTCCACGAGGACGTCCGTGCCGCGATGTCCCGGATGGCGGAACGGATCACCATGATCTCCGCCGAACGCGTCCGCGAGGAACTGGTCAAACTCATCTGCGCGGCCCATCCCCGGGCCGGGGTGGACCTGCTCGTCGACACGGGGCTGGCCGACTTTGTGCTGCCGGAGGTCTCCGCCCTGCGCCTCGAGTCCGATGAACACCACCGGCACAAGGACGTCTACCAGCACTCGCTCCAGGTCCTGGAGCAGGCCGCCGCCCTCGAAACGGCTGCCGACGGCGCCGTGCCGGGTCCGGACTTCGTGCTGCGGTTCGCGGCTCTGATGCACGACGTCGGGAAGCCGGCCACACGCCGGTTCGAACCGGGCGGCGCAGTGAGCTTCCGGCACCACGACATGGTCGGGTCCAAGCTGACATCCAAAAGGATGAAGGCGCTGCGCTTCGACAACGACACCATCAAGGCGGTGGCCAAACTGGTGGAGCTGCACATGCGGTTCTACGGCTACGGCGATGCCGGCTGGAGCGATTCCGCCGTCCGCCGCTATGTCACCGACGCCGGTCCGCTCCTGGAACGGCTGCACCGGCTGACCCGCTCGGATGTAACCACCCGCAACCAGCGCAAGGCCGAGCGGCTCGCCTTCGCCTACGACGATCTCGAGGCCCGGATCGCCGCACTGCGTGAGCAGGAATCCCTTGAGGCCGTCCGCCCGGACCTTGACGGCGGCCGCATCATGGAACTCCTGGGACTCAAACCTGGCCCCGTTGTCGGTCGCGCCTACAAGTTCCTGCTGGAGGAACGGATGGAGCACGGCCCGCTGGATGCCGACGTGGCCGAGGCCAAACTGCACGAATGGTGGGCAGCACAACCCGAGTCCGCCGTCGCACTGTCAACTGAGGAGTCCTAA
- the trxB gene encoding thioredoxin-disulfide reductase: MSNAENTASEVRDVIIVGSGPAGYTAAVYTARANLKPLLLAGSVTAGGELMNTTDVENYPGFPDGIMGPDLMENFEKQAARFGTEIQFEDVTELDLDGEIKTVTIGSGETFQARSIILSTGSAYRELGLPNEKRLSGHGVSWCATCDGFFFKDQDIAVIGGGDSAMEEALFLTKFAKSVTVVHRRDTLRASKIMADRALSHEKISFIWNSGVEDVLGEDKVTGLRLKNLVDGTETELAVTGVFVAIGNDPRTDLVKGKLDLTPEGTIAVEGRTSKTSLKGVFAAGDVIDPTYRQAITASGSGCVAALDVEHYLADFHA; the protein is encoded by the coding sequence GTGAGCAACGCAGAAAACACCGCGTCCGAAGTACGTGATGTCATCATCGTCGGCTCCGGCCCCGCGGGCTACACCGCCGCGGTGTACACGGCGCGCGCCAACCTGAAGCCGCTGCTCCTGGCAGGGTCCGTTACCGCCGGCGGCGAGCTGATGAACACCACGGACGTCGAGAACTACCCGGGGTTCCCGGATGGCATCATGGGCCCGGACCTGATGGAAAACTTCGAGAAGCAGGCCGCCCGGTTCGGCACCGAAATCCAGTTTGAGGACGTCACCGAACTGGATCTCGACGGCGAGATCAAGACGGTCACCATCGGCTCGGGGGAGACCTTCCAGGCGCGCTCCATCATTCTGTCGACGGGTTCGGCCTACCGTGAGCTCGGCCTGCCCAACGAGAAGCGCCTCTCCGGCCATGGTGTCAGCTGGTGTGCAACCTGCGACGGTTTCTTCTTCAAAGACCAGGACATCGCCGTGATCGGCGGCGGCGACTCCGCGATGGAAGAGGCACTGTTCCTGACCAAGTTCGCGAAGTCCGTCACCGTCGTCCACCGCCGCGACACCCTGCGCGCCTCCAAGATCATGGCCGACCGCGCCCTCTCACACGAGAAGATCAGCTTCATCTGGAACAGCGGCGTCGAGGATGTCCTGGGCGAAGACAAGGTCACCGGTCTTCGGTTGAAGAATCTCGTGGACGGCACCGAGACAGAACTCGCCGTCACAGGCGTCTTTGTGGCGATCGGCAACGATCCCCGCACCGACCTCGTCAAGGGCAAGCTGGACCTGACCCCCGAGGGAACCATCGCCGTCGAGGGCCGCACTTCGAAGACCAGCCTCAAGGGTGTCTTCGCGGCCGGCGACGTCATCGACCCGACGTACCGCCAGGCGATCACGGCCTCAGGGTCCGGCTGTGTAGCCGCCCTTGACGTCGAGCACTACCTCGCAGACTTCCACGCCTAA
- a CDS encoding ABC transporter substrate-binding protein, translating to MSHPIDVGSVLGGRYKVTATVLTSHDQDLVLDGVDQVLNRSVSILVAGPGNADQVAQSAREVATGERPGSVQILDLGVSDDTTYLITNHTSAADLLDLVVSSNPPYVEPFFTDTLGSEIFGQPRSNEPETYDGLYDEEEVDAGYINYGQNQQQAAPASNVKPVVPPASVARAPSHPASSPTAGAAGLAGAAAGGAAAAAASAQAKSPDTAPQEATPQVTAPQPVQGGAPASAARNSTPPAPAETPKVSLWSDDDYDHPAPDDRQASHQDRVPASAAAAGSASMDRDPGFFPGSARGNGSAADDEYYGKDEEPQRGPRSIRWLVGGLLAAVLVVGLVLAVTNLGSLFKSTPQPVASGNGSTSAPGSTTAGPSGSGSPAPAAGPPAVEGVTRLGNFDFAGTYDGDLVKTVDGNAASYWSDMEFATDNWGGLASEVPLVVKLKGPAKVSSVTLSQLGASGGSISVFTNDRASLEGAKLVGSNSFTSPDLTMPLPEPTTAQYVIVSIKTLPKLAAPKTRYGFGLRLAEIKVQ from the coding sequence GTGTCCCACCCGATCGATGTCGGATCAGTACTAGGTGGCCGTTACAAGGTCACTGCCACTGTACTGACCTCACATGACCAGGATCTGGTGCTGGACGGTGTGGACCAGGTGCTCAACCGTTCCGTGAGCATCCTTGTGGCCGGGCCCGGCAACGCGGATCAAGTGGCACAAAGTGCCCGGGAAGTGGCCACCGGCGAGCGTCCCGGCAGTGTGCAGATCCTCGACCTCGGGGTCAGCGACGACACGACATACCTCATCACGAATCACACCTCGGCTGCTGACCTGCTGGACCTCGTGGTCTCTTCCAACCCGCCGTACGTCGAACCGTTCTTTACCGACACGCTGGGCAGCGAAATCTTCGGCCAGCCGCGGTCCAACGAACCCGAAACCTACGACGGCCTCTACGACGAAGAAGAAGTAGACGCCGGGTATATCAACTACGGGCAGAACCAGCAGCAGGCCGCACCGGCATCGAACGTCAAGCCGGTTGTGCCCCCTGCCTCCGTTGCCCGCGCGCCGTCGCATCCGGCGTCGTCGCCCACTGCCGGCGCCGCGGGACTCGCTGGTGCCGCGGCCGGCGGTGCTGCCGCCGCAGCGGCGTCCGCCCAGGCGAAGTCCCCCGACACTGCGCCCCAGGAGGCCACCCCGCAGGTAACGGCTCCCCAGCCGGTGCAGGGAGGTGCCCCCGCCTCAGCTGCACGCAATTCGACGCCGCCTGCACCCGCCGAAACACCCAAGGTTTCGCTGTGGTCCGACGACGACTACGATCACCCCGCTCCCGACGACCGGCAGGCTTCCCACCAGGATCGCGTACCGGCGTCTGCCGCCGCGGCCGGAAGCGCGTCTATGGACCGGGACCCCGGGTTCTTCCCGGGCTCGGCCCGGGGCAACGGCTCGGCCGCGGATGACGAGTACTACGGCAAGGATGAGGAACCCCAGCGCGGGCCTCGTTCCATCCGCTGGCTGGTCGGCGGACTCCTTGCCGCGGTCCTCGTGGTCGGACTGGTTCTTGCCGTGACCAATCTCGGCAGCCTTTTCAAGAGCACTCCGCAGCCCGTAGCGAGCGGCAATGGGTCCACCAGCGCCCCCGGTTCGACCACGGCAGGGCCCTCGGGTAGCGGCAGTCCTGCTCCGGCCGCCGGTCCGCCCGCCGTCGAAGGCGTTACACGGCTGGGCAACTTCGACTTCGCCGGAACCTACGACGGCGACCTCGTCAAGACCGTCGACGGCAACGCCGCCAGCTACTGGTCGGACATGGAATTCGCCACTGACAACTGGGGCGGCCTGGCCAGTGAAGTCCCCCTCGTCGTCAAGCTCAAGGGCCCCGCCAAGGTCTCCTCGGTAACCCTCAGCCAGTTGGGCGCCTCGGGCGGCAGCATCAGCGTCTTTACCAATGACCGTGCGTCCCTCGAGGGCGCCAAGCTGGTAGGCAGCAACAGCTTTACCTCACCGGACCTGACGATGCCCCTGCCTGAGCCCACCACCGCGCAGTATGTCATCGTATCGATCAAGACGCTGCCCAAGCTCGCGGCCCCGAAGACCCGCTACGGATTTGGCCTTCGCCTGGCCGAAATCAAGGTCCAGTAG